Proteins co-encoded in one Gopherus evgoodei ecotype Sinaloan lineage chromosome 4, rGopEvg1_v1.p, whole genome shotgun sequence genomic window:
- the LOC115651259 gene encoding uncharacterized protein LOC115651259 gives MSWFVFVILPFLTTSLPTEPLGEGGLQTWFATYWVQEVSGNQSLSALNPEDCLVCSTQFSPKYPLPFQFVPIVYNFSSFNLSNVNCSSPYVQWAASSVWNNCSSQFNSYVFPVLNASGRSNHSFPLIDSVRVPASHRWVFVGNSLTPAPIWVGIYSNCSMWSFSYANTSLTKPTLTYTYPPPLNCSYRLNYNILFGTFYTSITHTYLFHAQHMHHAEAACINRASSFFSVDNNRWSHTTISSLRPSHFWICGNVAFAVLPPNPRGICTIGTLYLQGGGIYTLPSSHRHRRSTRSFWTRLQTAASSLASSVVSFNPVGYMMLRDQVLFQSLAIKMLANIMAKGLSLAEVLIFLGTGEQRGSATGDGIVHL, from the exons atgagttggtttgtattc GTTATACTGCCCTTCCTCACAACATCTTTGCCCACGGAACCCTTAGGAGAAGGTGGACTACAAACATGGTTCGCCACCTACTgggtgcaggaggtcagcggaAACCAGTCCCTGTCAGCACTGAATCCAGAAGATTGTCTTGTTTGCTCTACTCAGTTCTCACCTAAATATCCATTACCCTTTCAATTTGTACCAatagtttataatttttcttcatttaatttgtCTAATGTAAATTGTTCTTCCCCCTATGTGCAGTGGGCTGCTTCTAGTGTTTGGAATAATTGTTCTTCACAATTTAATTCTTATGTGTTTCCAGTTCTTAATGCTTCAGGTCGAAGTAATCATAGCTTTCCTTTAATTGATAGTGTTAGAGTTCCAGCATCTCATCGTTGGGTTTTTGTTGGTAATAGTTTAACCCCAGCCCCTATTTGGGTGGGTATTTATTCTAATTGTTCTATGTGGAGTTTCTCTTATGCTAATACCTCCCTAACTAAACCCACTCTTACTTACACCTACCCCCCTCCCCTTAATTGTTCTTATCGTCTTAATTATAacattctttttggaaccttttATACCTCCATAACACATACGTATCTGTTCCATGCCCAGCATATGCATCATGCTGAGGCTGCATGTATCAATCGTGCATCCAGCTTTTTCTCTGTGGACAATAATAGGTGGAGCCATACCACAATTTCTTCCTTAAGACCCAGTCATTTTTGGATTTGCGGTAATGTCGCATTTGCTGTGCTTCCTCCCAACCCCCGGGGTATATGCACCATTGGCACCCTGTATCTACAAGGGGGAGGTATTTATACCTTGCCATCTAGCCACCGACACCGTCGTAGTACCCGCTCGTTTTGGACTCgtttgcaaacagcagcttcctccCTCGCCTCCTCTGTTGTTAGTTTTAACCCTGTCGGTTATATGATGTTACGTGATCAAGTGCTGTTTCAATCCCTTGCTATTAAAATGCTTGCTAATATTATGGCCAAAGGCCTCTCCTTA